The stretch of DNA TCTCTGAATGAGAACCCGCACACCTGGCAACGTAGGTTGCCATAGGGGTCTATCCCCTGCTCCTTGGCCGCTTGGGCCAGCCTGGGATTCCGTTCCACTATTCGGTGGGCTCGGAAGGACTCCTTACCCTCGGGAAAGCGCTCGTCATCCAGGTCACAGCCATCGACCGCTTCCATCCAAAGGCGCTCCAGCGCCGATGCGTGCTCCGGCGAGACCAGGTAGTTGGTTTCCGTTCTCATCCGGTGAATTCGCAAGGTCTTCAGGATAGGGTGCTGGAGCAGGAAGATTCTTTTGATCATGCTGGTGTCCGGTCTTACTTCGGTCACCTCAAGGGGAACCCGATAGTCAACCTCCTTCCATTCGCCCCCGATTCGCAACTCCGGAGCGTCATCGGCCACTAACTCCGGGGGTCCCATGACTCTGGCCCGAGCTACAATTCCGCCGCTGGATCGTTTCTTGCCGTCGCTCCGCCAGATGAAGATCTGGTCGTCCGGCCTGATCTCCTTGCGACATCTTGGCTGCGTAGCCCTCCACCAGATGTTCCTTCGGTCCCGCAGGTAGGTGTCAATCATGAAGATGTCCGGTCTGCCCTGGAATATCCACGTCGACATAATCTGCCCCCTCATGGGTCCTTGGTCTGTCCCGGACCCCAGAGGGTAGTATCTCCCTGTCTCCTCAGCGGTCACCGGGCTCCCCGACCCGCTGCTGTTCTGGGCAACAGCCTTCGCGCCGGCGGGAACCCTTACCGCTTCCTCTCCAGCAGGCTGGCGTCAGCGTGAATACGAAGCGGCGCGCTCGTGGTGATGAAGGCGAGGAAATAGAGGCGCGCGGGGACCACGGCCGAGAGGCAGACGGTCGGGTCGGCCAAGAGTCGGCCGGTGACCGGGTCACGGGCTGGACTGCCCGGCGGCGGGTTGAAAACCCTGACGGTGGCCGTCGCCTCACTCGCCTCTGAGCCCAGGCTGGCGGCCAGATTCGAGGCAAAATAGGTGCGGGTGGCGGACTCGGCCTCGGCTGGGTTGAGATAGCGCTCGCCCCTGGCCAGCCGGTCGAGATCGATCTCGCGGGCCCCGGCCAGGACGGCCATGTCCGCCGCCGAATAGGCACCCTGCCTTTGGACGAAGAGGACGCCGATGTCGATGACCAGTCCGAGGAGGAGCAGGAAGATTGGCAGGAAAAGGACGATCATGACCACCACCGAGCCGCGCGTGGCGGCGGTCCGGGTGGCCGAAGGCCGCGCGGCGACAGCCCTCGCGTTGGCCGGGGGCAACCGGGGGTCTGCGCCCGCCGTCATCTGATCTTCTCGCTGCGGGCGATGGTCACCGCTTCGAGCGGCACCCTCTCCCCCATCACCCCGCGGAGGATGGGAAAGGACGGGCGGTAGCCATAGGCCAGTCGAACGGTGATGGCCGTACCGTAGGTCGCCGTCCGCGGGCTGATGGTGATTTCGGCCAGTTCAGGGTCAATCTGACCAAGGGACAGTTGCTGGCGGATGCGGTCATAAACGACCGTCGTCGCCCCGCCCTCGATGGCCGCCCGTCTCGCCCCCTCCCTGGCCGCCGCCGCCAGGACCAGCTTGGCGTTGAGCATCAGGCCGAAATCGACCATGGCGAAGAGGATGGTCACCAGCAGGGAGACGACGATGACGAACTCGACCATGGCCGACCCGGCCGTGGACGGGCGGGTCGGGCTCGGCTCGGACCCAGACCCGTGATGCCCCACTCTTTCCCGGCCTCCTTAGGCGCTGGCCCGGATCTTCTCGATGATCAGCTCGAGCTTGTCCTGGAGGGCTTGGCCCAGGGCGGTCAGGGTGCCGATCAGGATTACTACGACGAGAGCCAGCAAAAGCGCATATTCCGTGCTACTCGCCCCTTCCGGCCCGGCCAGCCACCGCCAAGCACGGCGGGCCGCCTTCTCCAATGACGCTTTCATCCCCATTCCGGACTTCGGTCTCATCAGCCGATGTCTCATCATGACCCCTCCTCCTATCACCACTTTCCGTGGATGAAGGCCAAGAGATTGGGCAGGACGACGAAGATGAAGATGGCCGGCAGGAAGAAGAACACGGTGCAGAGACTCAGTTTCAAAGGTAGGCCGGCAATGAGCATCTCCACCTGTCGGCGTCTTTGAACCCTGACCGCCCCCGCCTGGAGGCGGAGGACCTGGGCCACCGGCGCCCCGAGGACGGTCGCCTGCTCCACCGCCGTCGCAAAGCCTCTGGCCGCCTTGAGGCCGGTTCGCTCGGCCAGGTTCTTCAGGGCTCTGGCCAACCTCACCCCAGCCGCCGCTTCGTCCAGGGCCCGTCTCAACTCGAGGCTGAAAGGCCCGTCGTGCCTGGCGCTGACCATCTCCAAGGCTCTGGCCAGGGGCAACCCGCTGGCCGTGGCGATGGCCAGCAGGTCGAGGACCGTGGGCATGTCGCTCATCAGTCTCCTTTGTCGGGCGACGAGTCGTCGCTTGTCCAGCCACCCGGGCAGTAGCCACCCGATGGTTGCCCCGACGAGGACCGCCGCCACGGGCAGGCCGCCGGTCAGGACGAAGGAAGCGGCTCCGGCAGCCAGCCCCCCGCCGGCGGCGACAAGGACCCGGCTCGGTGGGACAGGTGGTAGCGGGCGGGTCTTCTTGCCGGCCAGGCCGCCTGCTCGGTCCCCTGGGGAAAGGTGAGTCGATGGCGAGCCGGCCAATCCCAAACGGTCCAGGGCGCGACTCCGGGCCTTGGCCCCGGTCCCCAAGACTAGGGCCAGCGCGCACAGGCCCCACAGGGCAGCCGCCACGGCTGCCGGTAGGAGGCTGAGGACCATCACCACCCCCCGTCGATGTCCCCGATCTTGGTCAACCGGTTGACCATCCACCAGCCGATGACCCATAGCCCGAGGCCGACCCCGAGTCCCAACCGACCGGCTGGATAGGTCAGGAGAGGAAGCATGAGGTCGGGTTTCATCAGCCAGGTCAGGCCGGCCAGGACCGGCGGGATCATCGCCAGGACGACCGCCGATTGCCTGGCCTCGGCCGTTTTCACCTTCAACTCCTGCCTCAGGTCACGCCTCTCCCGGATGATCTCGGCCAGA from Bacillota bacterium encodes:
- a CDS encoding TadE/TadG family type IV pilus assembly protein, translated to MGHHGSGSEPSPTRPSTAGSAMVEFVIVVSLLVTILFAMVDFGLMLNAKLVLAAAAREGARRAAIEGGATTVVYDRIRQQLSLGQIDPELAEITISPRTATYGTAITVRLAYGYRPSFPILRGVMGERVPLEAVTIARSEKIR
- a CDS encoding Flp family type IVb pilin, which encodes MMRHRLMRPKSGMGMKASLEKAARRAWRWLAGPEGASSTEYALLLALVVVILIGTLTALGQALQDKLELIIEKIRASA
- a CDS encoding HNH endonuclease, whose product is MSTWIFQGRPDIFMIDTYLRDRRNIWWRATQPRCRKEIRPDDQIFIWRSDGKKRSSGGIVARARVMGPPELVADDAPELRIGGEWKEVDYRVPLEVTEVRPDTSMIKRIFLLQHPILKTLRIHRMRTETNYLVSPEHASALERLWMEAVDGCDLDDERFPEGKESFRAHRIVERNPRLAQAAKEQGIDPYGNLRCQVCGFSFRDRYGPVGDGFIEAHHTLPVSEVPGPHEVSINDIALVCSNCHRMLHLRRPWLTMVQLRSLLRPD
- a CDS encoding type II secretion system F family protein → MVLSLLPAAVAAALWGLCALALVLGTGAKARSRALDRLGLAGSPSTHLSPGDRAGGLAGKKTRPLPPVPPSRVLVAAGGGLAAGAASFVLTGGLPVAAVLVGATIGWLLPGWLDKRRLVARQRRLMSDMPTVLDLLAIATASGLPLARALEMVSARHDGPFSLELRRALDEAAAGVRLARALKNLAERTGLKAARGFATAVEQATVLGAPVAQVLRLQAGAVRVQRRRQVEMLIAGLPLKLSLCTVFFFLPAIFIFVVLPNLLAFIHGKW
- a CDS encoding pilus assembly protein TadG-related protein, with the protein product MTAGADPRLPPANARAVAARPSATRTAATRGSVVVMIVLFLPIFLLLLGLVIDIGVLFVQRQGAYSAADMAVLAGAREIDLDRLARGERYLNPAEAESATRTYFASNLAASLGSEASEATATVRVFNPPPGSPARDPVTGRLLADPTVCLSAVVPARLYFLAFITTSAPLRIHADASLLERKR